The Hymenobacter sp. DG01 genome has a segment encoding these proteins:
- a CDS encoding tetratricopeptide repeat protein: MNKSLRLILGQASLVSLLLAAGPVVAQQSEDSAVQLAREYERTGEHEKAAYLFGRLRPDEQTAPNILPDYLAALQGLKRDKEAEKLVKRAQRQRPTDLTLGVTLGQVYAKAGDQGAAQKQWDRVLTQLSSAQVVPVATEFQKAALPELTARTYLRGRELAKNETEFAPQLIQLYTQSGQTDKLMSETLRLVQDDEQQLPFVRNMLQNSLQDDKDFAALEKELLTLVQKNPDRGVYSELLLWLQVQRRDFSGALVQAKALDRRGRTEGQRVLEVAEIARRNKDYESAISGYEYLVREYRGRPYYALARQRLVQTREDQIRTTYPVNVAQLRSLLQDYQQVLSDLGRTPETAPVLRSMASLLAFQLDDKEAAIKLLQEVIEMPRASLDVVDQAKIDLADIYLLRAEPWEATLLYSQVEKSHKDTPLGYDAKLRNARLSYFAGDFKLAQSHLDILKQATSREIANDAMQLSLLITDNTAMDTAGVALRDYAAVEQLVFQNKIPDALRGLDALLQKHPGHALQDEARFLKAQLLRRTGDYPAALVTLESITANPKYDVLSDDALFLAASIQEENLRDFGKAQELYNQVLVKYPGSIYVAEARKRFRKLRGDVVN; the protein is encoded by the coding sequence ATGAATAAGTCGTTGCGTTTGATTTTAGGACAGGCAAGCCTGGTGAGCCTGCTGCTGGCGGCGGGACCGGTGGTAGCGCAGCAGTCCGAGGACAGTGCCGTGCAGCTCGCCCGGGAGTATGAGCGGACCGGGGAGCATGAAAAAGCGGCCTACCTGTTCGGCCGCCTCCGCCCCGATGAGCAGACGGCCCCCAACATCCTGCCCGATTACCTGGCCGCCCTGCAGGGGCTCAAGCGCGACAAGGAGGCCGAGAAGCTGGTAAAACGAGCCCAGCGCCAGCGTCCCACCGACCTGACGCTAGGTGTAACTCTGGGCCAGGTGTACGCCAAAGCCGGCGACCAGGGCGCGGCCCAGAAGCAATGGGACCGGGTTCTAACCCAGCTGAGCAGTGCCCAGGTAGTGCCGGTAGCTACCGAGTTCCAGAAGGCCGCGCTACCGGAACTGACCGCCCGTACCTACCTGCGGGGCCGGGAGCTGGCCAAAAACGAAACGGAGTTTGCCCCCCAGCTCATTCAGCTCTACACCCAAAGCGGCCAGACCGATAAGCTGATGAGCGAAACCCTGCGCCTGGTGCAGGACGACGAACAGCAGCTGCCCTTTGTGCGCAACATGCTCCAGAACAGCCTGCAGGACGACAAGGACTTTGCTGCCCTGGAAAAAGAGCTGCTGACCTTGGTGCAGAAGAACCCCGACCGCGGCGTATATAGCGAGCTGCTGCTGTGGCTGCAGGTGCAGCGCCGCGACTTTTCGGGTGCCTTGGTGCAGGCCAAAGCCCTTGACCGGCGCGGCCGCACCGAGGGGCAGCGGGTGCTGGAGGTGGCCGAAATTGCCCGTCGCAACAAAGACTACGAAAGCGCCATTAGTGGGTACGAGTACCTGGTGCGCGAGTATCGGGGCCGGCCTTACTACGCTCTGGCCCGCCAGCGCCTCGTGCAGACCCGCGAGGACCAGATTCGCACTACCTACCCCGTAAACGTCGCTCAGCTGCGCAGTTTGCTGCAAGACTACCAGCAGGTGCTTTCTGACCTCGGCCGTACCCCCGAAACGGCGCCGGTTCTGCGCAGTATGGCCTCCCTGCTGGCCTTTCAGCTTGATGACAAGGAAGCGGCCATCAAGTTGCTTCAGGAGGTGATTGAAATGCCCCGCGCCAGCCTTGATGTAGTGGACCAGGCCAAGATTGACTTGGCCGACATTTACCTGCTGCGCGCCGAGCCCTGGGAAGCTACGCTGCTGTACTCGCAGGTGGAAAAGTCGCACAAAGACACTCCCCTGGGCTACGATGCCAAGCTGCGCAATGCCCGCCTCAGCTATTTTGCCGGCGACTTTAAGCTGGCCCAAAGCCACCTCGACATTCTCAAGCAGGCAACCAGCCGCGAAATTGCCAATGATGCCATGCAGCTCAGCCTGCTCATCACCGACAATACGGCTATGGATACCGCTGGAGTGGCCCTACGCGACTACGCGGCGGTAGAGCAGCTGGTGTTTCAGAACAAGATTCCGGATGCCCTGCGCGGCCTTGATGCGCTGCTGCAGAAGCACCCCGGCCACGCCCTGCAGGACGAAGCCCGGTTTCTGAAGGCCCAGCTGCTGCGCCGCACCGGCGACTACCCCGCCGCCCTGGTCACGCTGGAGAGTATTACGGCCAACCCCAAGTACGATGTACTGAGCGATGATGCCCTGTTTCTGGCGGCCAGCATCCAGGAAGAAAACCTACGGGACTTTGGCAAAGCCCAAGAGCTCTACAACCAAGTACTGGTGAAGTACCCCGGTAGTATTTACGTAGCCGAAGCCCGCAAACGGTTCCGCAAGCTCCGCGGCGATGTAGTGAATTAG
- a CDS encoding peptidylprolyl isomerase, producing MALINTIREKSGWAVGAIIIGLLLFMLGGDFLYGRSSIFGKNDLTVGEIAGEKVEYEAFNATLEQAKQGFIAQQQRQPDEQAMGYLRDQAWNQTIYRIAFQKEFDKLGLKVSDEELTDMVQGNNVHPSIRQAFTDPATGQFDRTKVIEYLRNLDKLPPQAQEAFRNFEANLGPERMASKYNNLLKLSTYVTSAEAKRFDQAQNTRANLRYLLVPYFSLSDSSVQVTDSQLQAYLDKNKGRYKVEDGRSIEYVSIPVTASAEDSATVRKTVDELATQFATAPVDSAFVKLNSDNPASPAYLSPADMPEKLREQLPLQVGKVYGPYAENGTYSLYKVSGQKAGAQAAARASHILIKPEGTTPEADAAAKAKATEVLNKIKAGADFAAMARQYGTDGTTATGGDLGWFQQGRMVPEFENAIFGATSAGLLPAPVKTSFGYHIIKITAPKTSQTYQVATVQKSIQPTDATRDAAYQKAQALKGEATSLETFRAAVAKDKSLQKVEAKGLGRGDQAVNNLQGARQLVRWAYGVNPEGEPTEVGDVSEVFEIGDQYVIAVLTGERSKGTADLASIKPEITAAVRNELKAEQIMKKLNGTRGTLEQIAQAYGNGAQVKTAEGVVLGQGLIPGLGSEPVAVGKAFGLKPGQKSAAFAGEQGVLIVEPVSVQPAPATADVKTVRQQLTAQRAARADGLIYEAIKQHANIKDNRTKFF from the coding sequence ATGGCATTAATCAACACGATTCGAGAAAAATCGGGCTGGGCAGTCGGGGCCATCATCATCGGCCTGCTGCTCTTTATGCTGGGGGGGGACTTCCTATATGGCCGCAGCAGCATCTTCGGCAAGAATGATCTGACGGTCGGTGAAATTGCTGGTGAAAAGGTGGAATACGAGGCGTTCAACGCTACCCTGGAACAGGCCAAGCAAGGCTTCATTGCCCAGCAGCAGCGCCAGCCCGATGAGCAGGCGATGGGCTACCTCCGCGACCAGGCCTGGAACCAGACCATCTACCGTATTGCCTTCCAGAAGGAGTTCGACAAGCTGGGCCTGAAAGTATCCGACGAGGAGCTCACCGACATGGTGCAGGGCAACAACGTTCACCCCAGCATCCGGCAGGCCTTCACCGATCCGGCTACCGGCCAGTTCGACCGCACCAAGGTAATTGAGTACCTGCGCAACCTCGACAAGCTGCCGCCCCAGGCCCAGGAGGCTTTCCGCAACTTCGAAGCCAACCTGGGACCCGAGCGCATGGCCAGCAAGTACAACAACCTACTGAAGTTGAGCACCTATGTAACCTCGGCCGAAGCCAAGCGCTTCGACCAGGCCCAGAACACCCGCGCTAACCTGCGCTACCTGCTGGTGCCTTACTTCTCCCTCTCCGACTCGAGCGTGCAGGTAACCGACAGCCAACTGCAGGCCTACCTCGACAAGAACAAGGGCCGCTACAAAGTGGAAGACGGCCGCAGCATCGAGTACGTATCCATTCCCGTGACGGCCTCGGCCGAAGACAGCGCTACAGTGCGCAAAACCGTGGACGAGCTGGCTACCCAGTTTGCCACGGCCCCCGTTGATTCGGCCTTCGTGAAGCTGAACTCCGACAACCCCGCCAGCCCTGCCTACCTCTCGCCGGCCGATATGCCCGAGAAGCTGCGCGAGCAACTGCCCCTGCAGGTAGGCAAGGTGTATGGTCCCTACGCCGAAAACGGTACTTACTCCCTCTACAAAGTGTCGGGCCAGAAGGCCGGAGCCCAGGCCGCGGCCCGGGCCAGCCACATCCTCATCAAGCCCGAGGGTACTACCCCCGAGGCCGACGCGGCAGCGAAAGCCAAAGCCACCGAGGTACTCAATAAAATCAAAGCCGGCGCCGATTTCGCCGCTATGGCCCGCCAGTACGGTACCGACGGCACCACCGCTACCGGCGGTGACCTGGGCTGGTTCCAGCAGGGCCGCATGGTACCCGAGTTTGAGAATGCCATATTCGGCGCTACCTCGGCCGGGCTGCTGCCAGCCCCGGTAAAAACCTCGTTCGGCTACCACATCATCAAGATTACGGCTCCCAAGACCTCGCAAACCTACCAGGTTGCCACGGTGCAGAAGAGCATCCAGCCCACCGATGCCACCCGCGACGCGGCCTACCAGAAAGCTCAGGCCCTGAAAGGGGAGGCTACCAGCCTGGAAACCTTCCGCGCGGCCGTAGCCAAGGATAAGAGCCTGCAGAAAGTGGAAGCCAAGGGCCTCGGCCGCGGCGACCAGGCCGTGAACAACCTGCAGGGTGCCCGCCAACTAGTGCGCTGGGCCTACGGTGTAAACCCCGAAGGTGAGCCCACCGAAGTAGGTGACGTATCGGAAGTATTCGAAATCGGTGACCAGTACGTAATTGCGGTCCTGACCGGTGAACGGAGCAAGGGCACGGCCGATCTGGCCAGCATCAAGCCCGAGATTACGGCGGCCGTGCGCAACGAGCTGAAGGCTGAGCAAATCATGAAAAAGCTGAACGGCACCAGAGGCACCCTAGAGCAGATTGCCCAGGCGTACGGCAACGGCGCCCAGGTAAAAACGGCCGAAGGCGTAGTGTTGGGCCAGGGCCTGATTCCGGGCCTGGGTAGCGAGCCGGTAGCCGTGGGCAAAGCCTTCGGCCTGAAGCCTGGCCAGAAGTCGGCGGCCTTTGCCGGTGAGCAGGGCGTATTGATAGTGGAGCCCGTGAGCGTACAGCCCGCCCCCGCTACCGCCGACGTGAAAACGGTGCGCCAGCAGCTGACCGCTCAGCGCGCCGCCCGTGCCGACGGCCTCATCTACGAAGCCATCAAGCAGCACGCCAACATCAAGGACAACCGCACTAAGTTCTTCTAA